In Pedobacter sp. W3I1, one DNA window encodes the following:
- a CDS encoding lipid-binding SYLF domain-containing protein — protein sequence MNTINLIMINLAVLCCAALLLPSSALAQNKEQKRIQSSAQVLSGFGKMKESIPSKLLELTQGIVIVPKLINAGFVIGGKRGRGIAMVKRADGSWSNPVFVTITGGSVGLQAGVQSTELVLVFTHANSLTAIKKSSFTLGGDLSVAAGPVGRSSAVNTDYKLDAEVYSYSRSKGLFAGLSVNGASLEIDVASNAVIYGKDMDVAEIFASEGDPDDAIADLKSALTKMK from the coding sequence ATGAACACCATCAATTTGATCATGATCAACCTCGCTGTGCTTTGCTGCGCAGCATTATTACTTCCTTCATCAGCTCTTGCGCAGAACAAGGAGCAAAAAAGAATACAGTCTTCGGCGCAGGTGCTTTCCGGTTTTGGGAAAATGAAAGAATCCATTCCCTCAAAACTGCTTGAGCTTACCCAGGGTATTGTTATTGTGCCCAAGCTGATCAATGCTGGTTTTGTAATAGGAGGGAAACGCGGCAGGGGCATTGCCATGGTGAAAAGGGCAGATGGTTCCTGGAGCAATCCTGTATTTGTAACTATTACGGGGGGAAGTGTGGGTCTGCAGGCGGGTGTGCAGTCAACTGAACTTGTGCTTGTTTTTACCCATGCCAATAGTCTGACTGCAATAAAGAAAAGCAGCTTTACCCTTGGAGGTGATCTTTCTGTCGCGGCAGGTCCCGTCGGACGGAGCTCTGCAGTAAATACGGATTACAAACTCGATGCCGAGGTTTATTCCTATTCCCGTAGTAAGGGGCTTTTTGCTGGTCTTTCTGTCAACGGCGCATCGCTTGAGATTGATGTGGCTTCAAATGCAGTAATATATGGCAAAGATATGGATGTAGCGGAGATCTTTGCGTCTGAAGGGGATCCAGATGATGCAATAGCGGATCTTAAATCTGCACTTACCAAAATGAAATAA
- a CDS encoding SDR family oxidoreductase: MILVTGATGNLGRATINSLLNKGISANNIAALVRDESKSAEFKSKGIQVRIGDYQNFESLKSAFEDVDKLLLISSSAEIAQRFEQHKNVINAAKASGVNHIIYTSFDMKDLRRSIMVGDVQYHADTSDYLKQIALPYTLMDNTLYADMIPIISGNNMLDEGISIPAGNGKTPFLPITEMAEAIAVVLTTTGHETKEYVIASETAVSFAEIADLISEITGTTIAYNQIDVTSYVAQLVQQGIPDDDAAYLSRFAGAIAGGEFDTNKSDVKQLLGRSPISLKDFLRGIYDK, from the coding sequence ATGATTTTAGTAACAGGTGCAACTGGTAATTTAGGCAGGGCCACCATAAATTCTTTATTGAATAAAGGCATATCCGCAAACAATATTGCAGCATTGGTGAGAGATGAATCTAAATCGGCAGAATTTAAGTCAAAAGGCATCCAGGTGAGGATTGGCGACTATCAGAATTTTGAGTCTTTAAAAAGTGCCTTCGAAGATGTGGACAAGCTACTGTTGATATCTTCTTCAGCGGAAATAGCTCAAAGGTTTGAGCAACATAAAAACGTAATTAATGCTGCAAAGGCATCCGGTGTTAATCATATCATTTATACCAGTTTTGATATGAAAGATTTGCGTCGAAGTATAATGGTTGGAGATGTTCAATACCATGCAGACACAAGTGATTATCTAAAACAGATCGCTTTACCTTATACTTTAATGGATAATACACTGTATGCTGACATGATTCCCATTATTTCCGGAAATAATATGTTGGATGAAGGTATTTCCATCCCTGCCGGAAATGGTAAAACACCTTTTTTGCCGATAACGGAAATGGCTGAAGCAATAGCAGTTGTACTGACTACTACTGGGCATGAAACCAAAGAATATGTCATCGCTTCAGAGACCGCTGTCTCCTTCGCGGAGATTGCTGACCTAATATCAGAAATCACAGGGACAACGATAGCTTACAACCAGATTGACGTAACATCATATGTTGCGCAGCTTGTACAGCAAGGGATTCCTGACGATGATGCAGCGTATCTGTCAAGGTTCGCTGGAGCGATAGCTGGAGGAGAATTCGACACCAATAAAAGTGATGTTAAACAATTACTAGGCAGAAGTCCTATTTCTTTAAAAGATTTTTTAAGAGGCATATACGATAAGTAA
- a CDS encoding NmrA family NAD(P)-binding protein translates to MKRILVTGATGKQGSAAAYELLKNNFEVFALTRNPQSSKAVDLKKAGAILVKGDLEGIEDLSGIFKKVDGLYLVLPPVWVSSRESDEKEAEIGMRTIKLAEEQGVKFVLYSSVLGSDKQNLFRPKFKFTIEKYLLESNLQGAVIRPASFMENLLLPSFGLAEDKFVNPLPEEKAISWVATNDIGTFARIIFQNYKAFNGKTVDFGDKLFTPKQVLNLLEEKLNQPIKFVQVPLAILYQQSETFAKLVEMIDKEGYDPIDYRFISSWMPKLTGFEQWMDEIGIEKIKELRSVDDQS, encoded by the coding sequence AAGCAAGGTAGTGCCGCAGCATATGAATTGCTAAAAAACAATTTTGAGGTGTTTGCACTTACCAGAAATCCTCAATCTTCAAAAGCCGTCGATTTAAAAAAAGCAGGAGCAATTTTGGTAAAAGGCGATTTGGAAGGCATTGAAGATTTAAGTGGTATATTTAAAAAAGTCGATGGACTTTATTTAGTCCTTCCCCCTGTATGGGTTTCCAGCAGAGAATCGGATGAGAAAGAAGCAGAAATCGGCATGCGAACAATCAAATTAGCAGAAGAACAAGGCGTTAAATTTGTCCTTTATTCATCGGTTCTTGGATCGGATAAGCAGAATTTATTCAGACCAAAATTTAAGTTTACAATCGAAAAATACTTGTTAGAAAGTAATTTACAGGGGGCAGTAATAAGACCTGCTTCTTTTATGGAAAATCTACTTTTGCCAAGTTTCGGATTAGCAGAAGATAAGTTTGTCAATCCCTTACCTGAAGAAAAGGCAATCTCCTGGGTTGCTACCAATGATATTGGAACCTTTGCGCGAATAATATTTCAGAATTATAAAGCGTTCAACGGCAAAACAGTTGATTTCGGAGATAAACTATTTACACCGAAACAAGTTTTAAACCTATTGGAGGAGAAGTTGAACCAACCAATCAAATTCGTACAAGTACCGTTAGCAATACTTTATCAACAAAGTGAAACATTTGCGAAATTGGTTGAAATGATCGACAAGGAAGGTTATGATCCCATCGATTACAGATTTATATCTTCCTGGATGCCAAAGCTAACAGGCTTTGAACAGTGGATGGATGAAATAGGAATCGAAAAAATAAAGGAATTACGTTCGGTAGACGATCAGTCGTAA
- a CDS encoding helix-turn-helix domain-containing protein, producing MENNLNHAYCPAIETIALIGGRWKVIILHVLSKHARRFGEINVRVPSISRKVLTEQLRELEADGLISRKQYKELPRKVEYALTEYGESLCPLLAYIAAWNKEKV from the coding sequence ATGGAAAATAACTTAAATCATGCTTACTGTCCTGCCATAGAAACGATAGCGCTGATCGGAGGACGTTGGAAAGTGATTATTTTGCATGTGCTTTCCAAGCATGCCAGGCGTTTTGGGGAAATTAATGTTCGGGTACCCTCTATATCAAGAAAAGTATTAACTGAACAACTAAGAGAACTTGAAGCCGATGGCTTAATTAGCAGGAAACAGTACAAGGAGCTTCCACGGAAGGTAGAGTATGCACTCACCGAATATGGGGAAAGCCTTTGCCCATTGTTAGCGTACATAGCAGCATGGAACAAGGAAAAAGTTTAG